Proteins from a genomic interval of Drosophila melanogaster chromosome 2R:
- the conu gene encoding conundrum, isoform G has translation MNSNTDLHHSDDQDFSEFLNEYYLQSNSQSIEPEASYEDGEMEAEWLVSAGYPELTKPFEQGLEVSKKDLEPILTTLSKPHAEAIVQLVRTLNKTVRVRTKSRPKRKPDIRDVFREFDEQGTVTRSRSATPDSLDSLQIDEAWTNNSLPTFVNVYEKNTETAIQCVEQSNEIYLKQNLRRTPSAPPKSGTYADIFRGSQVRCDIPLYSADGVELLGYSRIGTIQFPRNRSVSDPFCSIGRSKESRSENDARSQKKKSSEVLSASENECGRLLPMPYNVLSFESICRDSSSLDSCEVLDTCDIPSTLFTDVVLISETDMKRLQTILWLELATIFDRNKVSLDKRKPFKRRRKEEGNLFGVSINALIRRDQQVTGTDSSLVPLFLEKLIGELLRRGSREEGLLRIGGHKQKTELLYNELESTFYQNPDNLDNLFRTATVHELSSLLKRWLRELPQPLLTNELIQLFYQCHTLPSIDQMNALSILCHLLPPENRNTLRSLLSFFNIIINLKDINKMNVHNVATIMAPSMFPPRYIHPSDNNSIAEQVRMAAQCCRLTNILILRGEKLFQVPNNLIVESQKTMMGKKGWHRHRNSNEITAKPSGKASNVGVGHDSTVINKYSTNLKHLHPFVI, from the exons ATGAACAGCAATACAGATCTCCATCATTCAGATGATCAGGACTTTTCGGAATTTCTCAATGAGTATTATCTGCAAAGCAATTCCCAAAGTATCGAACCTGAAGCAAGTTACGAAG atGGAGAAATGGAAGCAGAGTGGCTAGTTTCTGCTGGTTATCCAGAATTGACAAAACCGTTTGAACAA GGGTTAGAGGTTTCTAAAAAGGACTTGGAACCCATACTGACTACTTTATCGAAGCCCCATGCTGAAGCGATTGTACAACTAGTAAGGACTTTAAACAAAACAGTACGGGTGCGCACAAAAAGTCGGCCAAAACGGAAACCTGATATAAGGGATGTATTTCGCGAATTTGAT GAACAAGGGACAGTTACACGCTCACGAAGTGCCACTCCGGATTCCCTGGACTCTTTACAAATCGATGAAGCTTGGACCAACAATtcttt ACCGACTTTTGTAAATGTATATGAAAAAAATACCGAAACTGCCATACAATGTGTAGAACAATCAaacgaaatatatttaaaacaaaaccTGCGACGAACCCCTAGCGCCCCGCCTAAAAGCGGCACCTATGCGGATATATTTCGTGGTTCGCAAGTGCGATGTGATATACCTTTGTACTCGGCGGATGGTGTAGAATTGCTTGGATATTCACGGATTGGCACCATACAATTTCCTCGGAACCGATCCGTCTCTGATCCATTTTGTTCTATTGG TCGATCAAAGGAGTCAAGAAGTGAAAATGATGCACGatcacaaaagaaaaaatcgaGTGAAGTGCTGTCAGCCTCAGAGAATGAATGCGGTCGCCTTTTACCGATGCCCTACAATGTCCTGAGCTTTGAAAGTATTTGTCGAGATTCTTCTAGTCTTGATAGCTGCGAAGTCCTAGATACCTGTGATATCCCTTCAACGCTATTCACAGATGTCGTATTAATAAGCGAAACTGACATGAAACGTTTACAGACAATACTTTGGTTAGAGTTAGCCACAATATTTGATCGCAACAAAGTTTCTTTAGATAAAAGAAAACCTTTTAAGCGTCGTCGCAAAGAAGAGGGTAATCTTTTTGGGGTATCTATAAACGCTCTTATTCGTCGGGATCAGCAAGTTACTGGCACTGACTCATCTTTGGTCCCACTATTTTTGGAAAAGCTAATTGGCGAACTTCTGCGACGTGGCTCTAGAGAAGAAGGATTACTTCGAATAGGTGGTCATAAACAAAag ACTGAATTACTTTATAATGAATTAGAATCAACATTTTATCAAAATCCAGATAATCTAGATAACCTCTTTCGCACAGCTACTGTTCATGAACTTAGTTCGTTGCTAAAACGATGGCTGCGCGAACTTCCTCAACCTTTGCTTACTAATGAGCTTATACAACTGTTTTATCAATGTCACACACTTCCATCAATAGATCAAATGAATGCACTATCGATTTTATGTCACCTGCTTCCGCCTGAAAATAGAAACACATTACGTTCATTATTAagcttttttaatattataattaatttaaaagatataaacaaaatgaatgTGCATAACGTAGCAACAATAATGGCACCGTCAATGTTTCCACCACGTTATATACATCCGAGTGACAATAACAGCATTGCAGAACAAGTAAGAATGGCCGCTCAGTGTTGCCGTTTGACGAATATTTTAATCCTACGTGGCGAAAAACTTTTCCAAGTAccaaacaatttaattgtggAGTCACAGAAAACAATGATG GGTAAGAAAGGATGGCATCGGCATCggaattcaaatgaaattacGGCAAAACCAAGCGGAAAGGCGAGCAATGTCGGCGTTGGACACGACTCTAcagttataaataaatactcaACCAATTTAAAGCATTTACATCCATTTGTTATTTAA